The DNA segment CACCTATGGCCAACTTACCCAAACTTCTACACATTAAGAGGTTCAGTGTATCGTGATCCGACAGTCTGGGCTGAAGGTATCCGCCTTATCAGAGACTTAAATCCAGAACATCTTATCAACACGCACACTGAACCACTCAGTGGCCATGATGAGATCCAAACCACATTGAACGGTTACTATGATGGAATTATGTACCTCTATGACCAAACTATTCGAGGGATTCTGCAAGGTAAAACACCTGAAGAGTTAACCTACTCGGTGCAGTTACCACAAGATCTCGCCGAATTACCCCATAACCAGATGACTTATGGTGAGTTTTCTTATTATCCGAAAAACATCTATTACCATGCGCTTGGTTGGTTTAACGGTGAAGCTGAAACCTTGAACCGTATTGAGCCGAATCTTCAAGCTAAGAAAATCATTGAAGGGTTTGGGGGAGTAGACGCGGTAAAACAAGAGCTAAACAAGACTATTGCCAACAATGAACTCGCATGGTCAGCAGAACTCGGCGGCTACTTAGTCCGTGTTGTCCCGAACGATGAAGAAGCTAAACAGCTTTTGGCAGACACATTAAGACAAATGGGCTACCAAACAGAGGCATCAATCCCCCGATCTTGGTATCTAACCAAGGCTCTTGAATTAGAAGGAAAAGTCCAAATACCAAGCGTGGTGTTTTCAGATGCTAATTCAATCATAGGATCCCCAGCCGAGACGTTGGTGGGCCAATTTCGAGTGCGTCTAGACCCAATCGCAAGCTATGGGGAAGACCAAATGATGGCAATTACGATAAAAGACTCGGATGCCCCAACAATGGGATTGCATGTACGTAGCACTGTCGCTGAGTTTATCTCAGACACTGAAGACTACAATCGCCAAGCTGACCTTGAAATCAGCGTATCTAAACGCACTTGGGCAGAGTACTTTGTTGGGGAGAAGAGCTTAGATCAAATGCTAGAAAGCGCTGACGTGAGCACTAACCACAAAGATGATGTGAGAGGATTCTTTAGCCTCTTTGACCAATTAAACGAATCGAAAACCCGGTTTGTATCCCCATCGCAGTCTTAGACTTGAGCTTCGACATAGACTTAGTTTTTGGGCTTAAACATAGCGATAGCCATGGACTAAACCACTTTTAACCAAAGCCTCCACGACGGAGGCTTTTTGCTATTTATCATGTTCTATTTATCTAAACGCTTGTTACAAAATATCTAATTTAACCAAACACTGAGCTCCCCTAAAATACCAATCAAATGATTAGGGGAGATAGAACATGATTAGCTCAGCACACAATGACGAACTCAACAGATACATAGAAAGACTAGACTTAAACCTTACCAAGGCTCAGGTTCGTGAACTTGGTTGGCAGCAAAGTAATGAAGAGGTAGGAAAAGAAAAAACAGTATTAGGCTCGTGGTTTTTCTTTTCTTTCTTTGGCTTATGTACGTCTGCATGTCTTGCGCTGCTGATATATATCTCATGAAGATAAACAAAACAATGACCACGTATAACCAGCATGGAACGTTCAATTGGTTTGAGGTCGATGGAGAAACGTACATACTGTTTAAGGTCGGCATCAACAGCGCTCTATTGAACCAACACTATGAGGATGTCACCGAACAAAATAACGAAATATACAGGCTATTAGGGGCGATTCCATAAGCTCCTACCGCGCGTATTCACTTATTCACTTATTCACTTATGGTCTATCTACTCACTAACTAGTGAAAACATCCGTTCTTTTGGGAATAAGATCGAGCTACAACAAACGGTTCTTATACTGTTCTGGCGTTTGGTTCGCGTAACGTTTGAACATGGTGATAAATGGGCTTGCTTGGTTATAACCCAATGTAAGAGCGACCTCTTTGACCGATTGGCCGTTTCTTAACAAATCCATCGAGTAAAGGTAGCGCACTCGTAACCGCCACTCTGTAAAGCTCATTCCGAGCTCCGTCTGGCAGTGGCGAGAAAGGGTTCTTTCCGTGGTGTGGACACGTTCAGCCCAATCTTTCAGTGTCACTTCGTCGGTTGGGTTTTCTTCAACAGAAGCCAATATAGGCGCGAGGTACTTATTGTCGGTCGAAGGTAAGAAGTGATGCTCAACCTCACGCTGCGCAAGTTGGTCAAGCAATACCTGAACAAGTCTTTGATCTTGTTCTGTTTCCGCAACATTTATCTCACGATCGCGAAAATCATCGATGATAGAAGACACAATCGGCGTGATCTTTATAAGGCTGGTTTTATCTGGCAGATGTTGCGTTAGCTCTGGGGCGATATTTAGCGAACAGTAGTCCAAAGGCTTACGGTTATAACTGCAATGCATCACCCCAGCCGGTACCCAAATCGCCAAATGTGGTGGTGCTAGAAATCGGGTGCTTTCCGCTTCCATCTCTAATATACCGCCACTGATCAATTGAACCTGTCCCCATGAATGGCTATGAACTCGGGTTTCAGTGTTCGAAAGAAACGCTTCAAAATTCATAAATACGTTGGATGGTGCCTTATCAATTGATAAGGATGGATGAAGGTTTCTGGAGTGTTTTTTCAAACTTGTCTTCCTATCGCGCCTGATGTCTTTTTAAAGATACTTGTAAGTATAACGACCTGTCAAACTAGCCGCATCAACTCATTCGCCACGGAATTCACATGCATTATCTCTTACCATTTTTTACAGTCTGTATCTGGGGCGCCAATGCAATCGTCAACAAGCTTGCTGCAAGCACCATAGAACCTAGCGCGATGAGTTTTTACCGCTGGTTTTTTGCGATGTTAATTCTCACGCCTTTCTGTATTCGCCCAGTCATGAAACAGTGGGCTGTCATTAAGCCAAACTTATCTAAATTAGCGTTCCTCGGCTTTTTGGGCATGGTGTTGAACCAATCTCTAGGTTACTACGCAGGCTTAACCACAACCGCTTCCAACATGGCCTTGATCACGTCTTTAGTCCCATTGATCAGCGTGTTTCTAAGCGTTCCTTTGTTGCACAAGTCCATTTCTAGTTTAAGTATTGTTGGCGGTGTGTTGTCACTGTCAGGCTTAGCTCTGATGTTAGGCAAAGGCGACCCTTTGTTCTTCATGCATCAAGAATTGACTCAAGGCGATGGTTATATGCTGATTGCGGCCTTTGTTTATGCGTCTTACTGTGTGTTATTGAAACGCTGGAAAATGCCCATCAGTAGCTGGGTGGTGATTTACATTCAGGGTCTGTTTGCTGTCGCGATGCTTACGCCACTTTGGCTTACCAGCGAACAGCTTTTACCACCGCAACAAGCGATCCCATTGATAGCTTACGCCGCGGTTGCCGCTTCAATTTTAGCGCCTTGGATGTGGGTGAAAGCGATTGACACCATTGGTGCTGACTCAAGCGCGATGTTCATGAACTTGCTTCCGGTTGTTGCGATCGTATTAGCCGCGACATGGCTTGGCGAAGAGATTAACCAGTTCCACATCATTGGTGGTGTGATGGTGATTTCAGGTGTCATCCTTGCTCAAATCAAAAGAAAACCAAGGCTTGAGGCTCCTCTCCCTCAACAAAGCTAAACGCATTACCCAACGCTCACATTAGGGTAAATATTCAAACTCACTTTTCTCTCAGTGCCTACTTCCGAAGTAGGCACTGTTGTTTTATTCACAAGCCTTTCAAATGCTTTTAATACGCGTTCATTGTGGTTGCAACATGTTACCGACTCAGGTTTAATGTATTAAGTACTGTTTAAGTTGTAAAAGGAATTACAATGACTCAACCAAGGATCCCTGTGATCATCTCGTCCCTGCTTGCTTTGTCCTCTACTTCAAGTTTTGCTGCCTTTGTTCCGACAGAAACTCCGTTAGCTGAAGAACTATTAGCTGAGGAACAACATTTTGTGCGTGGCAACGGCGCGGAGCCCAACACTCTAGACCCTAGTTACGTAAACTCAGGCATGCCCGGTGACATTATCGTCAATGATATGTTTGAAGGCTTTGTGATTGAGAACAGTGACGGGCAAATCATCCCAGGGCAAGCCAAGGAGTGGTCTATCAGCAAAGACGGCAAAACCGTGACATTTGTATTGAAAGAGAATCTCAAGTGGTCGAATGGTGAGACAGTCACAGCATCCGATTTTGTCTTTGGTTGGCAGCGCGCTGTGTCTCCTAAAACAGGTAACAACACGGGTTTTGTTTTTTCGACGGCTAACATCGTGAACGCTAGCGAGATTCTATCAGGAGACAAAGCTCCCTCTGAGCTTGGCATCAAAGCATTAGATGAGCACACGGTTGAGATCTCACTTTCAAAACCTACGCCCTACTTTATGAGTTTAATGAGCATCAAGACCTTTTCCCCTCTGCCTGCTAAGTTGGTTCAAGAGAAAGGCGACCAATGGACTCGCGCAGAAAATATCGCGACCAACGGTGCTTACACTTTGAGCAAATGGGTACCCAATGAATACGTTGAGGTCGAGAGAA comes from the Vibrio splendidus genome and includes:
- a CDS encoding AraC family transcriptional regulator, yielding MKKHSRNLHPSLSIDKAPSNVFMNFEAFLSNTETRVHSHSWGQVQLISGGILEMEAESTRFLAPPHLAIWVPAGVMHCSYNRKPLDYCSLNIAPELTQHLPDKTSLIKITPIVSSIIDDFRDREINVAETEQDQRLVQVLLDQLAQREVEHHFLPSTDNKYLAPILASVEENPTDEVTLKDWAERVHTTERTLSRHCQTELGMSFTEWRLRVRYLYSMDLLRNGQSVKEVALTLGYNQASPFITMFKRYANQTPEQYKNRLL
- a CDS encoding alkyl sulfatase dimerization domain-containing protein, producing the protein MKLNSTTKSIKLFILTASLSATAIAQDTMFTSPQNVYNDSEVVLTKYNNGGVVNASVIENVAKTQPEEAYIKQVTDGVWAITGYHFGYKTVIEGETGLIIYDSGDDIEEATEILELVRKHISEKPIHTVIYSHSHYVFGAQAIQQAFDGELKVIGHPEINKNVLESGGLGASIPELSPTLTARAYEQFSVLLPAEGPDAKSPTPIGKTQGFVPVNTPVTQGQTMTVDGVEMVFYTDFDSDTDDQVIVYLPESKTVLNNHLWPTYPNFYTLRGSVYRDPTVWAEGIRLIRDLNPEHLINTHTEPLSGHDEIQTTLNGYYDGIMYLYDQTIRGILQGKTPEELTYSVQLPQDLAELPHNQMTYGEFSYYPKNIYYHALGWFNGEAETLNRIEPNLQAKKIIEGFGGVDAVKQELNKTIANNELAWSAELGGYLVRVVPNDEEAKQLLADTLRQMGYQTEASIPRSWYLTKALELEGKVQIPSVVFSDANSIIGSPAETLVGQFRVRLDPIASYGEDQMMAITIKDSDAPTMGLHVRSTVAEFISDTEDYNRQADLEISVSKRTWAEYFVGEKSLDQMLESADVSTNHKDDVRGFFSLFDQLNESKTRFVSPSQS
- a CDS encoding DMT family transporter → MHYLLPFFTVCIWGANAIVNKLAASTIEPSAMSFYRWFFAMLILTPFCIRPVMKQWAVIKPNLSKLAFLGFLGMVLNQSLGYYAGLTTTASNMALITSLVPLISVFLSVPLLHKSISSLSIVGGVLSLSGLALMLGKGDPLFFMHQELTQGDGYMLIAAFVYASYCVLLKRWKMPISSWVVIYIQGLFAVAMLTPLWLTSEQLLPPQQAIPLIAYAAVAASILAPWMWVKAIDTIGADSSAMFMNLLPVVAIVLAATWLGEEINQFHIIGGVMVISGVILAQIKRKPRLEAPLPQQS